A stretch of Clostridium formicaceticum DNA encodes these proteins:
- a CDS encoding four-carbon acid sugar kinase family protein: protein MNKKLAIIADDFTGSNDTGVQFTKKGLKTGVLTNIDNIKEALEDLDVVVVDTESRFDAKEIAYEKVNKVAKVLQANQIDYIYKKLDSTLRGNIGAEIEAVMQATETNLAIVVPSLPKNGRTVVGGIQLVQHVPLEKTEFAKDPMNPVHYSYIPDIIALQTDRKIGIIHLQNVLKGPEAIMEKIKKFAERGIEIIVIDAISSEDLINISTATAGIEKKLIFAGSAGLAEFLPDALGIVRKDTLKMKKGNVVVVAGSVSDITRAQVNFAAKDPSVEVIDINIKNAFDHPKEEKIRIMKMIDNYIKEEKDVIIRSAKTRKDVEYARQVGREKGWTNNDISREIAEFLGEVTKDLCKKLKIKGLLLTGGDIAIKAARLMEVSGTLIEDELLPAIPVGKFISKEYGHIAIVTKAGGFGEEDAISKIIASLKKG, encoded by the coding sequence ATGAATAAAAAACTCGCCATTATTGCTGATGATTTTACAGGATCTAATGACACAGGGGTCCAGTTCACAAAAAAGGGTTTAAAGACCGGTGTTCTGACCAATATAGATAACATTAAAGAGGCTCTTGAGGACTTAGATGTAGTAGTGGTAGATACGGAAAGTAGATTTGATGCAAAAGAAATAGCTTATGAAAAAGTAAACAAGGTGGCTAAGGTACTACAGGCTAACCAGATTGATTATATTTATAAAAAGTTAGATTCTACCCTTAGAGGAAACATTGGGGCAGAGATTGAAGCAGTGATGCAAGCTACTGAGACAAATCTAGCTATCGTGGTTCCTAGCTTACCCAAAAACGGCAGAACTGTTGTGGGGGGGATCCAGTTAGTTCAACATGTTCCCCTAGAAAAAACAGAATTTGCTAAAGATCCTATGAATCCAGTACATTATTCCTATATTCCAGATATTATTGCTTTACAGACGGATAGGAAAATAGGAATTATTCATCTTCAAAATGTATTAAAAGGCCCTGAGGCCATTATGGAAAAGATTAAAAAATTTGCTGAAAGAGGCATTGAAATTATTGTTATAGATGCTATCAGTAGTGAAGATTTAATAAACATTTCTACTGCAACCGCAGGAATAGAGAAGAAGCTTATTTTTGCTGGTTCTGCTGGGCTAGCCGAATTTCTTCCTGATGCTTTAGGCATAGTAAGGAAAGATACTTTAAAGATGAAAAAGGGGAATGTTGTGGTTGTTGCAGGAAGTGTCAGCGACATTACTAGAGCACAGGTGAATTTTGCTGCCAAAGACCCTTCTGTAGAGGTGATTGATATTAATATAAAAAATGCCTTTGATCATCCTAAAGAGGAAAAAATAAGAATAATGAAAATGATAGATAATTACATAAAAGAAGAGAAGGATGTTATTATTAGATCAGCTAAAACCAGGAAAGATGTTGAATATGCTCGGCAAGTAGGCAGAGAAAAAGGGTGGACGAATAATGATATAAGTAGAGAGATTGCTGAGTTTTTAGGAGAAGTCACAAAGGACCTTTGTAAAAAATTAAAAATAAAAGGATTATTATTAACAGGTGGAGACATTGCTATTAAAGCAGCAAGACTTATGGAGGTTTCTGGGACATTAATTGAAGATGAATTACTACCTGCTATCCCCGTAGGAAAATTTATTAGTAAGGAATATGGGCATATAGCTATTGTAACAAAAGCAGGTGGATTTGGAGAAGAGGACGCAATTTCAAAAATTATCGCGTCTTTGAAGAAAGGGTGA